GGTCGTCCGGCATTTGCAATGTTTTTACTTGATTTTTCCTTCGTCGTCTACTCGCCCTCAGGGGAAAAAAGAAAGTATTTTTGTCCCCGTCTATCAGCCAATCCAACCTCGCTCTCTGGCGCCAGAGAATCTCTTCTCGGTGGAAGAGTTCGACAAGCCTGTCACAAACCTTAATTTCCTCATGAGTTGGTCCCAATCTGCCTGGAACTGCGCGAAGTCTCTCTAGATCATTTTTTAGTCGCTTTATCTCCCCCCGAACGCTGCCAAATTCGCTCCGATCCCAAGCAAACAAATCACTCGCCAACGCGCCTAGCTTTCCGTGTAGTTCGGCCACCGAGGCAGCAGGCCTGCTGTTCCAACCGGTGCCAACCACGTCAAAAAGTGACTGCTCCCTCTCCCACATTAATTCATACTTAAAAGGCCTGGGACCCAGTCTGCATGCAAGCACTTCACGAATATGTAGTAAGATTGGGACGTGGTCGGAGCTGGCCGCTGTTTTGTGTTCCAAGACTGAAGATGGATAATTTAGAGCCCATGCTGGATTAACCAAGCACCTGTCCATCCTGACCCTAGTATATGATCCTCCTGCAACTTTTTTCTCAAAAGTCCAGCTTGTTCCCACATAGCCTATATCTGTTAGAGCACAAGTATCAACAACATCTCTGAATCCATCCATTTGAGCTTGGCTGCGAGGACCCACTCCATCATGTTCATGGCCATGCAAAACCTCATTGAAATCCTCTAGCACGACCCAAGGCAGTATTTAGGATCCCACTATGCTTTTTAGCAAATTCCATGTTTTGTATCTCTCTGGCACTTGGGCCTCTCCATACACAAACGTCACTCTGATCTGGGTCTCCATAAGCCTGTCAATTAAAACGTCAATGTGGTACTCTGAGTAACCGACAACCTCAACATTTATTTCATCATTCCAAAAAATTCCAAGACCTCCACTTCTACCAGAATTGTTTACAGCAAAACTCTGGCTGAAACCTAAGTTGTCAGCCATATTCTCAACTCTAGACCCCTCTATTTGGGTTTCTAAAATGCATAGTACAGAGGGGGCAAACTGCCTCGTGAGATCACGAAGCTCTCGAACTGTCGCAGGTTTGCCAGCCCCACGACAATTCCAACAAAGAAGACTCATTGCGCTGGGCGCGACCCCACTAGGGGGCCCGCTAAACGTGCATCAGAGTTTTTGGGTGCAGCCGGAGTCTTCCCGTTGTTTTTGTCAAACGTCGAGGTTGTTTTGTTCCTCTTCGGTTCCTGTTTTGGTGGTGGACTGCGAGGGACATCTGTTGGGATGGATGTTGATGGCAACAGAAGCAGCTGGCTTGCAACGTTTGTGGCAGCCCCTGGTGTCGCCAGAGCAGATGGGCTAGCTTCCACTGCTCCCCTCTTCCTGTTCTTATCTGCCTCATGCATCGCAGTGTCCTGGCCATTCTCTTCCTCAGTTTCTGCAGTGCTTTCTGTAGAGTTCTGCCCGGTGAACCCACGTCCACGACCTCGCCCCGACCGGCCTCTGCCACAACCACCTCTTGCGCCGCTGGCATCGCCAGATCCTCTGCCTTTGCCGGGGCCTCTGCCTGGCCCTCTGAACGAAGTTGCTCTAAGATCTTTGAAGACTAGAGCCTTTAGGGCGTGAACTCCATCGCCACACTCTTTAAACAGATGGCCGAGGTATCCACAAATTGCACACCAATCAGGGAGATGCTCGTATTTCACCCTGAAGATCACCCTTTCAAGTGCATCTTTTTTCCTGATCACCAGCGACATAGCGTTCTTGAGGGGCTTTGTGACATCAATCCTCAGACGGACCCGAGAAAAGTTTCCTTCGAAGTCATGTGATTTTGGTTTAGCATAAATAAACTCTCCTACCGTAGAGGATAGGGCTTTGATTTTGGGGAAGAAACCGTCCGGTAAATCATGGATCTGCATCCATATGTCAATCTTTTTCAACTCTATTATTGACGGCTTGGTGAAGCCGCCGTAGGGCGCAAGAACCACTGCTTTCCCTTTGAACTGCCATGGTCCCTCCTCCATTACACACTCCCAGTCGCCAAGGCAGCCGAATTGCATCGTGTAGAGGTTTTCTTCCAGGGGCCGGATCTTAACCTCCTTCGCCAAGTCCCACGCGGTCTTCATGTTTCTGAAGAACCAGTATTGGCTGTAGGGTTTCTCAGTATGAACCCTAGCGATTGCCATCCAGCGGGTCGCCTCCGCCGCTAGTTCATCATCCTCAATCACAACATCTTGCAGATTATCCTCTGTCAGCCCAAGTTCCTCCATCATCGCCTCTAGATCAGAGACAACATGCCCCGATCCCGACGCATTATCTTCCATTGTCCCTTGCCCGAGAGGTTTGAGATCCGCGGGCGGTATGATCCCTAGCAGTCCTCGACCCCCACCCTGCTCGCGAGGCCCCACGGGCCCCGGCAGTCGCCGACGGGAAGAAAGAGGGGAGGGGAGATCAAGTCTCTATGGCGGAGTCACCGACGCCGCCGAGAGGAGAGAGAGAAACCCTAACTAGAGGGGATTTGTGCCTCCTGGGTAGGCGTTAAGTACTATCACTAGGTTTTTTTTTGGAGGCATCACTAGGGTGGTATGTTGGATCTGGCGATCACCGGAGCCCATGTCCACAACGAAAACAACCCCGTAAAGATCTTGACCCATCTTCCTTTACCAAGCCAAGCCCAGCCCAACCTACGTATAGACTTGAGCCCAAATTAGCCCATCGGGTGACAGTAAAATCGCTCACCTTTTTCTTCCGGGAGGGGAGGTCTGGACTCTGGACTGAGCAGTTGGTTCGCTGCTGCAAATTGTGCCGCTCACGCCGACGAGCATCTCCTCCCACCGTCGCCTCAATCTCCGGTGCCAGGTTCGGACCGATCGACCCCTCCCCTCCTTCTCCTCCCCGTTTCAGTTTGCGCGCCGGCGCCTGCTTCTCCTAGATCTGGGACGGCCTTAGCTCGCGGGTTCGTGCCTACGCCGTTCCTGTTTACCCGCTCGCATGGTGGCGGCGGCGCAGATCTGCTCGCCCGAGGCGCTCCCGTACCGCGATTCGGGAGTGGTTTTCGATTCTAGGGTCGAGCCGAGCAAATGTTTGAGCGACGCTGGAAGCAGCTCCAGTGCCACTCTTCAAGATTTGTCGCTGATTTAGTTTCTTATAAGAACTCGTTTGCTGATCTAGGTGGCACGTACTTAGCCATCCATGCTTCTAACTCGCGCACGTTAGATTTAGCCTTTGCATTTGGCATGCCTGATTGGCGCAATGCAAGATGCGCCGTTACTGCTGATGGATGCCGCCTTTTCCTAGTTCCCCGAGGTTTTGTTAGCGAGCATCTCCCTGGGGCATGGGCATTTTATTTCTATTCTCTCTGGCAGAAATTTCCCCAAATATGTTTGTTGTCTGTTTGATTATTGTTTCATGATGGATGGTAAAAGAACGACTATGAATTGGTTTTATTATTTCATCTAACACCTTTGGCCAGACATTCTTTCATTCTGAAGTAGGTGTATGTTATTCTGCTTACAGAGAAATATCAAGTTATCAACTAGCCATATTGTAGTCTTGTGATCAATGGAAGCCCCTCAGCAAGCTCCGTGATTGGCCTGCCAACGGCACCTTGATGAGGAGCTACAAGGACCTTGCTGCCAGTCTTATTTTACTCTTTGATCCTCCTTGTGGCTTAGCTTATCCTGGGCGTGTTTTGTGCTGTTGCCCCAGCATGGCCTTTGTTTTTTTTACCCTGTTTGAACCTTTCTTTGCTGTTGAACTTCCGTGCTCGGATGAACTTGGTTGTGTGTGGTCGTTTGCTTTATTTATCGATAAAGCGGGGCAATAGCCTTTTTTGGTAGTCTTATGTTTATTTGGTGCTGATGTATTTGCTTGGCATATGACCTATAGGCTATAGTTAGAGGAACTGACTGTTGATGTTCTTCCTTTTGGTTTCAGGTGTTAGGCAGAGGTTGCTGGGAACTGGCAATCATGGCCAAGGGCTGGATATTCTCTGCTTTGCTAGTGGTGTCTCTTGTGATGGCTCCTGCTTGTGAGGCGTTCTACTTGCCAGGTAGTTACATGCACACGTACCGGCAAGGCGAGGAGATAGGAGCAAAGGTGAACTCGCTCACATCCATCGAGACAGAACTGCCTTTCAGCTACTACAGCCTCCCATACTGCCGTCCTAAGGGTGGGATAAAGAAGAGTGCTGAAAATCTGGGGGAGCTCCTTATGGGTGACCAGATTGATAATTCCCCTTACCGTTTCCGTGTCAATGTCAATGAATCGCTCTACCTGTGTACCACGAGCCCACTTGATGAGGATGATGTGAAGCTCCTCAAGCAGCGAAGCCAGGACCTCTACCAGGTGAACATGATTCTTGACAATCTTCCTGTGAGGAGGTTTACCGAGCAGAATGGAATGACCATTCAGTGGACAGGCTATCCAGTTGGTTATACCCCAGAAGGTACCTCCGACGTCTACATCATTAATCACCTGAAATTTAAAGTCTTGGTCCATAAGTATGAAGGAGGTAAAGTGAGGGTCGTTGGAACTGGGGAAGGAATGGAAGTGATCTCAGACACTGACACTGACACTGACACTGATGCCAAGTCTGGGTATGAGATAGTGGGATTTGAGGTTGTCCCATGCAGTGTGAAGCGTGATCCTGAAGCCATGTCGAAGCTTACGATGTATGAAAAGGTTGATTCTGTGAGCTGCCCTGTGGAGTTGGAGAAATCTCAAATGATCAGGGAGAAGGAGCAGATTACCTTTACATATGAGGTTGAATTTGTAAACAGTGACATCAGATGGCCATCACGGTGGGATGCATACCTGAAGATGGAGGGTGCGAAAATTCACTGGTTCTCAATTATGAACTCGTTGATGGTGATACTGTTCTTGGCTGGCATTGTTTTTGTCATATTATTGCGGACAGTGAGGAGGGACTTGACTAGATATGAGGAGCTGGATAAGGAGTCCCAAGCTCAGATGAATGAGGAGCTCTCTGGGTGGAAGCTGGTTGTTGGAGATGTTTTCAGAGAGCCAACCTCATCAAAGCTGTTTTGTGTTATGATTGGCGACGGGGTTCAAATTCTGGGTATGGCGATTGTCACCATTTTCTTTGCCACCTTTGGATTCATGTCTCCTGCGTCTAGAGGAATGCTGTTGACAGGGATGATATTCCTTTATATGCTACTTGGAATTTTGGCCGGATATGCTGCTGTTAGGCTCTGGAGGACTGTAAAAGGAACTTCTGAGGGATGGAGGTCTGTCTCCTGGTCAACTGCCTGTTTCTTCCCTGGCATTGTCTTCATTGTCCTCACTGTATTGAACTTCATGCTGTGGTCAAGAAATAGTACTGGAGCCCTTCCCATTTCACTTTTCTTCACTCTTCTCTCCTTGTGGTTCTGTATCTCTGTGCCACTTACCCTTCTAGGTGGTTTCCTTGGAACAAGGGCTGAGCCAATTGAATTCCCCGTTCGAACCAATCAAATACCAAGAGAAATCCCTTCAAAGAATTACTCATGGCTCCTCATATTTGGTGCTGGAACTCTACCTTTCGGAACACTCTTCATTGAGCTCTTCTTCATTCTCTCAAGCATCTGGCTCGGAAGGTTCTATTATGTGTTTGGGTTCCTCCTTGTTGTGCTCCTTCTGTTGGTTGTGGTATGCGCTGAGGTATCTGTTGTTCTCACGTACATGCATCTCTGTGCTGAGgactggaggtggtggtggaaAGCTTTCTTTGCCTCTGGAGCAGTGGCATTTTATGTGTTCCTCTACTCTATCAACTACCTGGTGTTTGATCTCAGAAGCTTGAGTGGGCCAGTTTCTGCTACGCTCTATATTGGATACGCTTTCATTGTCTCTCTTGCCATTATGCTAGCTACTGGGACTGTTGGGTTCCTGACATCATTCTCTTTTGTTCACTACCTTTTCTCGAACGTCAAGATTGATTGAAGGCAAATCTCCAAGGAGTCAAGGACTGTACACAGTGCTTTGATCTGGCATCGGAAGGCCATCTACACGGTTGTGCCATTCTTAATGTAGCATATTACTGAGAGTCTTGATACTGTTGTACTACGATACATCTGGTATGTTCTAGTAGATGTGATTTTAAGCCTGTAATATTTTTCTCTTCTCTTTGCTGCAACATTTGTTGATGCAAATGCGCTCTTAAAAATCTTGAATTTTGCCGTGTTATTGTGCCTTGTGCAACTGTTGGttccattttttttcttttccaagATAGGTTTGTCACTGGAGATTTATTTTATCTATGCAGTGTAATGGACGCTAGTTTGTGCTTTTCTGACTTGCGTATCTGCCCAAGATTCTGTATGTCATAATTCAGCCTTTCCTAATTAGGCATGGTAATTCATAAGTGAAGTGCTTTGTGTTATTATTCCTTGTTGACTGACAGTGGCATGTGGTTATCTATGGCGACCATTCAACTGCATTTCTAGTTACTCCAGCTTTCATTAGGTTTGCTCCTCTGTCCAGCTACTTTACTTGAGTTAAAGTTGATTCTGAAATCTGTAAGAGACAGTTCCATTATTCTGAGTTCACTTGATGCTTTCGCATATCGCACCATAACTTCTATGCCCATATCGCCCTGTTTTTTTTTTTCTTTGCCTTTTGTTTTCCTTTCCCTTTTCGCTGTTGCATAATGTTCAAAGATAGTTCTGAGAACACTACCCAGTACCGCATTAATGAAATCTGAGCCTAGTTATTTGCTTGAATCTAGAGCATCTCAGTGCAATCTTTGTTGGTTACTAGTAATAATAGTCTaacagtagtactagtaaaccATTTGTGCTTACCCGTGACAGTGAAATGGTGGATCTATCTCATTTTGCCTTACAAAAAGAACATGCGAGGTGCTGTAAAAAAAATGTCTTTACATTTTGAGATAGAGGGAGTATATGGTTGGGTGGCTCCAAGGAGATTTCGAACACATCATCCAGGATCCTTAGGCAACCTCACGCGTTTCGTCATTGGTCGCTCGCCATTTACCACTTTCCGTACCTATAGCAGTTGAAACTTCAGTTCACCTGGAAGGTGCTCTGCTTTCTTCAGCGGCCGGTGGTGTTGATGTAATGAACTTTTGCCTTGTTTTTGTCTGGAAGGAGGTCGCATTCGTTGCTGTTTGTGTTGCTGCTGCACCGAATTCTTTCCCCCTTTGACGTTGTGCTGTTCCTCTCAGTCACAACCATCAGAACAAACTGAACTAAAATGCACCAGAAACCTGACGCCGATGCGTGCAGGTATAAAATTCAGTTCCACACGTCCATCTTCCTTCTCCAGTCCCGCCTCCTGTAGTACAAGAGTTACGCTTCCCCTGCAGCTTCAGAGTTGAGGAGCAGAAGGAAGGTCATGGTTACTAAAAATCCTACGCCCTAATTCTAAATACATCCATTTCCGTGACAAATAATTCGGGACGGAGGAAATACATGGCAAAATTCGGCATGTGGACGCGTACATTTTGCGTTCGATGCATAGCTTTGTTGGTCTCTCTGACAAGTGTGACTATAGGTAGTGTTCTCTCCAAGGAACCTGCCCCTTTTTCTTCCTGAAGGCAACGTGTCCCTTTTCGTGCAGCGCGGCTCACCCTCCTCTTGTGTTTTTCTAATCGAGGCTTCATTTTCATCGGTGGATCGTCGTCGGTTCGTTCGTCGGTTGATGTCGCGGCTTCTTCACACCAACCCGAGCGACCCTTTTCTCCACCAGACATGTACGCACGAGCACGACGATGATTGTCCGCTAAGAAATGCAGGGGATTTATTGATGAGCGGCAGGTGGTCGACGCGAAGAAAGTAGCACCCCGCGCGAGGTTGGGACGTGCTACTGGGATCGTGAACCGTTTTTAAATCTGTACTTATATTTTTGGCTCGGGAAAGGGTGTGTGAGTGGCAAGCAAGCAAGCCATCACGACGGCAGGTCGGAGATCGCATCTGCGCGGCTGGACGGGCCATCGGAGGAGCGCATCTGAGTTCTATATACAGGTTTTAGGTTGTTCATCATCGATCCCACATTTCTGTTGGGTGGTTGTCGTCTTGTTTATACTACGTAAAAACATTTTACAAACGGGGGGATCTGTCACTCAACGTCTCACCGAAAAATCGTGACTGGAAGGGTCCTAGAGCCTCACAAGTTTTTTTTcgagcaaaagagggtttcccctccgattttcattaaagaaaccagCAAACAAACATCCGATAAGTTTTTAACCCGCACAAATTAAACTAGCCCTATTACATGCCAGAAGGAGTCACAAAGTGAAACTAGGCCAAGCAGGAACTACAGAAGGAAATGAATCGGCCACAAAGGATGAAACGCATGCGCAATTTTTCCACTTCACTTCGCCGGAACACCAAAAGAAGATCTTCATTCTTGTCACTGATGAATTCGAAGAACTCCGAAACGCCACCCTTGCACAGCCTTGTAGACATCATTTGCTACTTGCACGATGAGTTTTGCTCCCAGCATCAACATGTTTTTCCTCTGGGTCCCTTTTCTGCAAAATAGCCCAGTCAGAAATTCATCCACACAACATTTTCACAATTCCCATTGGGTCAGAAATCTTTTTTTTATCAAATACAATATCATTTGTGCATCTCCAAATTGCCCATAACAGCGCTGAGACGCCAACCAATATAAGCTTCTTGCTATCTTTCTGGAAAAAATTTAGCCAGTTTTCAAGACAATCATTAAGGTCTCTAGGAGTACATTTTAAATCAAACGCACATCTTACTAATGCCCAGATAATTCTGGCTACCGAGCAAGAGAAA
The sequence above is a segment of the Aegilops tauschii subsp. strangulata cultivar AL8/78 chromosome 6, Aet v6.0, whole genome shotgun sequence genome. Coding sequences within it:
- the LOC109735637 gene encoding transmembrane 9 superfamily member 12, with protein sequence MAKGWIFSALLVVSLVMAPACEAFYLPGSYMHTYRQGEEIGAKVNSLTSIETELPFSYYSLPYCRPKGGIKKSAENLGELLMGDQIDNSPYRFRVNVNESLYLCTTSPLDEDDVKLLKQRSQDLYQVNMILDNLPVRRFTEQNGMTIQWTGYPVGYTPEGTSDVYIINHLKFKVLVHKYEGGKVRVVGTGEGMEVISDTDTDTDTDAKSGYEIVGFEVVPCSVKRDPEAMSKLTMYEKVDSVSCPVELEKSQMIREKEQITFTYEVEFVNSDIRWPSRWDAYLKMEGAKIHWFSIMNSLMVILFLAGIVFVILLRTVRRDLTRYEELDKESQAQMNEELSGWKLVVGDVFREPTSSKLFCVMIGDGVQILGMAIVTIFFATFGFMSPASRGMLLTGMIFLYMLLGILAGYAAVRLWRTVKGTSEGWRSVSWSTACFFPGIVFIVLTVLNFMLWSRNSTGALPISLFFTLLSLWFCISVPLTLLGGFLGTRAEPIEFPVRTNQIPREIPSKNYSWLLIFGAGTLPFGTLFIELFFILSSIWLGRFYYVFGFLLVVLLLLVVVCAEVSVVLTYMHLCAEDWRWWWKAFFASGAVAFYVFLYSINYLVFDLRSLSGPVSATLYIGYAFIVSLAIMLATGTVGFLTSFSFVHYLFSNVKID